From the genome of Thermococcus chitonophagus, one region includes:
- a CDS encoding P-loop NTPase — MQIAISGGKGGTGKSTVAINVAVELAKRFKLILADLDVEAPNDHLLLGVELQNEEEVNQFMPKFDYSKCIKCRKCAEVCEEHAIITLKDGTPFLMPTLCSGCRACEIVCPVPGAIQEGSRLIGHTYVTPTPYGFTLVTGKLREGEERSMPLVVAAKKRLKNLDYELLIVDTAAGTGNTVSKAIEGSQLLIAVTEPTPLGIHDTELILQLGKLMGIETWVVINRADLGDVNEVYRRAEKYKAKVIAEIPYSENIVKTYVSGTPIVTTDYPEAEIFREIAERIYEFLRG; from the coding sequence ATGCAGATAGCGATAAGCGGTGGGAAAGGCGGAACGGGCAAATCAACAGTTGCCATAAACGTTGCAGTTGAATTAGCTAAAAGATTCAAGCTTATCCTAGCTGATTTAGACGTTGAAGCCCCAAACGATCACCTCCTCTTAGGGGTTGAGCTGCAAAACGAGGAGGAGGTAAACCAGTTCATGCCGAAGTTCGACTATTCAAAGTGCATAAAGTGCAGGAAGTGCGCGGAGGTCTGTGAGGAGCACGCGATAATAACCCTGAAGGATGGAACGCCCTTCCTAATGCCCACACTGTGCTCGGGCTGCAGGGCCTGTGAGATAGTCTGTCCGGTTCCCGGGGCAATACAGGAAGGCTCGAGGCTTATTGGTCACACGTACGTTACGCCAACCCCCTACGGCTTTACCCTTGTGACAGGAAAGCTCAGGGAAGGAGAAGAGAGATCGATGCCATTAGTAGTTGCCGCCAAGAAGAGGCTCAAAAACCTTGACTACGAGCTCTTGATAGTTGATACAGCTGCTGGAACCGGAAATACAGTTTCAAAGGCCATTGAGGGATCTCAGCTCTTAATAGCGGTCACCGAGCCAACTCCTTTAGGAATCCACGATACTGAGTTGATTTTACAGCTCGGCAAGCTTATGGGAATTGAAACCTGGGTTGTCATCAACAGGGCAGATCTGGGTGACGTTAACGAAGTCTACAGGAGAGCTGAGAAGTACAAGGCCAAGGTGATAGCCGAGATACCGTACAGTGAGAACATCGTGAAGACGTACGTTTCTGGAACCCCGATTGTAACGACCGATTATCCCGAGGCCGAGATATTCCGGGAAATCGCCGAGAGGATTTACGAGTTCTTGAGGGGGTGA
- a CDS encoding radical SAM protein — MIAFGPVPSRRLGKSLGVNNIPDKVCSYACVYCQIGRTIKMQIERQEFYDPKEIVEDVERKVNEALEKGEEIEYITFVPDGEPTLDINLGKEAEMLKDIGIKLAILTNSSLVWRDDVREDLMNFDFISLKLDAVTQDVWRKVDRPHKSLSLERILEGMLTLKDEFPGVVVTETMLINIDYGNELKRIAEFLKDLKPDKAYIAIPTRPPAEKWVKPASEEVIHLTYQLFSEAIGPENVEYLIGYEGNAFAFTGNVEEDLLSITAVHPMREDAVRELLKKANASWDVVEKLIREGKLIELEYNGVKFYMRKLKSRL, encoded by the coding sequence ATGATAGCCTTCGGTCCAGTTCCTTCAAGAAGGCTTGGAAAGAGCCTTGGAGTGAACAACATTCCGGACAAAGTCTGTAGCTACGCCTGCGTTTACTGCCAGATTGGAAGGACGATAAAGATGCAGATCGAGAGGCAGGAATTCTACGATCCCAAGGAGATAGTGGAGGACGTTGAAAGGAAGGTAAACGAGGCCTTGGAAAAGGGGGAAGAGATAGAGTATATAACCTTCGTTCCCGATGGGGAGCCAACTCTGGATATTAACCTGGGAAAGGAAGCTGAGATGCTCAAAGATATTGGAATAAAGCTAGCCATCCTAACTAACTCGTCCCTCGTGTGGAGGGATGATGTTAGGGAGGATCTAATGAACTTTGACTTCATCTCACTGAAGCTTGACGCGGTAACCCAGGATGTGTGGAGGAAAGTTGACAGGCCCCACAAATCCTTAAGCTTGGAGAGAATTTTGGAGGGAATGCTCACGTTAAAGGACGAATTTCCAGGAGTCGTTGTTACGGAAACGATGCTGATAAACATAGACTACGGTAATGAGCTTAAAAGAATCGCGGAGTTTCTGAAAGATTTAAAGCCCGACAAAGCTTACATCGCAATCCCAACAAGGCCACCAGCGGAGAAGTGGGTCAAACCGGCGAGTGAGGAGGTTATTCATCTAACATATCAACTGTTCAGCGAGGCCATTGGACCTGAAAACGTTGAATACCTGATAGGGTACGAAGGCAACGCCTTCGCATTCACGGGCAACGTTGAGGAAGACTTACTCTCGATAACCGCGGTTCACCCAATGAGGGAAGATGCAGTTAGGGAACTGCTTAAGAAGGCAAATGCTTCCTGGGATGTAGTTGAAAAGCTAATCAGGGAAGGCAAGCTCATCGAGCTCGAGTACAACGGCGTGAAGTTCTACATGAGAAAGTTAAAGTCAAGGCTCTGA